A window of Chryseobacterium sp. IHB B 17019 genomic DNA:
GGAACGTACAAAATGTTTGGTGCATGTGCCCGTATTGCCTCTCTGATTATCGCTTTCTTTTACAATAATTAAATACATTTTCTGTAAATTAAATAATTACCGATTCGTACTCGAATTAAATCAAAAGTCTTTAAATCTTAGTATTTGAAGGCTTTTTTATTGTTTTGAATTATTAAATAAATCAAAGAAATATTAAAATAAACCTTGATAACCCAGTATTCATGGCATTTTATTTGTTCGTGGTTTAGCAGGTTTTAGCCATAATTTTATTGCTCAAAGTGTAATTACTTTACACTGTTGCAGGATTTTTAAAAAAGATAAATGACTTCATTTAAATTTTAAAAAATAAATATGGATCGCTCAGAAATTATCGATAAAATAATAGAATTTGCTGATCAGGCGCATGGAGATCAAACCAGGAAATACAGTCCGGACCGGTATATTGTCCACCCGATAAGGGTCATGAAAACCTGCAGTGAATACACGGACAGCCTTCCGATACTCGCCGCGGCTGTCCTTCATGATGTTCTGGAAGATACTCCATACATTCAGGACGATATATCAGCATTTCTTGAAAGCTATATGAATGAAGCGGAGCGAAACCTTACCATTAGCCTCGTTATCGAATTAACCGACGTATATGTGAAGGAAAATTTCCCAAAATTAAACAGATTTAAAAGAAAGAGAAAAGAGATCAAACGTCTTAAAAATATCAGTCCTGAAGCCCAAACCATCAAATACGCTGATATTCTGGATAACGCAGCCGAAATCTCACAAAATGATCCCATGTTTGCCGAACGTTATCTAAAGGAATGTCTTGATATTTTATTGGCATTAAAAGATGGAAACTCACAACTACGGCAGACGGCAATAGATCTTGTAACCACCGAACAGAAGAAAATCAAATCTGAATTATAGCAAACAACCACAAAATATTGATCTATGAAAACATTAATTGGATACCACTGTTCCCTCGAAAGATTCACGCCAACTGAGCACCTTAATAATATTAAGCTTGCAGAAGCTAATGGTTTTAAAGGAATTTCATGCTCAGATCATTTTTATCCATGGAGCAAACGCCAGGGAGCTTCCATTGCATCATGGCCGTGGTTGGGAGCTGCGATGGCAGAGGTTAATCTTCCTTTTGGGGTTATAACTTCGCCGGTAGAACGTTGTCATCCGGCTATCATTGCACAATATATCGCAACTTTGGCTTCCATGTACAACGGCAGGTTGTGGGTTGCTTTTGGAAGTGGCCAGCTCCTCAATGAGCATATTACCAACCAGTACTGGCCGGTAAAAAGTGAAAGAAATGAAAGATTGAAAGAAGCTGTTCATATTATCAGAAATCTGCTTCAGGGCAAAATAGTCAACCATGAAGGAAAATATTTTCAGGTTTTCGATACTAAATTATACACCATACCTTCTATCCAGCCCAAACTTCTGATAGCGGCATTATCCAAAGAATCAGCGCACGAGCTGGCCGACTGCAGCGATGGAATAATCACCGTGATTAAGCCTAAAAGAGAGCAGGAAGAATTTGTTTACGCCTATCAACAGGGTGGTGGTGATAAAGATTCCATGTATCTGCAGGCGATCATGTCTTATCATGAAGACCAAAAACAAGCAGAATATGAAGCCTGGTATAATTGGCGTCATGCCGTACTTGGCGCAAAACTGCAGGCGGAAATCAGGACACCCGATGATTTTGACAGTGCAGCAGAAAGTATAACCATAGAACAGACCAACAAGGTTATCCGGGTCTCATCAGATCCCAAAGAACACCTTGAATGGCTCAACGAAGACATAAGCTGTGGCTTTTCTCAGATATACATCCAGGATGTTTCCAATGACCAGGCAGAAACAATCAGGATGTATGGGAAACTGCTAAAAGATCAATATTGATATATTTAGTAGGAAAGAGGTATTAATTTTAATCAATATTCAGTATCAAATAATTTGAGAAAATACGGATGAAAAATTAGCTAAGCTCATAATTGGTAATCACAAGGCTCAACATAAAGTGAACATAATCCTGTTCGGCATCTTTTCTGTTAATCAGCCTGTTTTTATAATCGTAAGAATTGAGTACTCTTGTCAGCCTGTAATAAGTTTCAAAATTATCATCTTTAATTTTGATTCTGGAATTGCCGTTCCTTGTTTTAATAATTTCATCATCCAGCGTTCTCAGCTTAAACAGAGCCTCGCATAACTTAGCAGCCCTTCCTCCGGTATATCTTTCAATTATATTGACCTTAAAAGAATCAAACTTAATTGTGTTAAAAACAATATTAGAGTCAGGCTCCTGTGTATTGAGCTCTAGCGTGTAATTCATAATTTAAATTTACTACAAATTTAATGAGTTATTGAAAGACTTCAAAACAAAATAACCTATCTAATGTACCACATATTAAATAAAGCCCGCAAATAGGTGTTTTAGTGTACTATAAGCACAAAATTTTTTTATATGACAAGCATAATTAAATCATCCTGAAGAAATTTTTCAGGAGATAAATCAATGTAATATTCCTAAAATATATTTAATAGGGAAATAAAATGATGTTAAAAATACATTCTCTTATTAGTGAACTATTTGTCTGTATAACGACTTGATTGTCATTAAGATAAATTGAATTTTTGATGTCTATATTATCATAAATTAATTTATCATTATCGGGAAAATGGTAATCCAAACACTTTCCAAGCCCTCTTTTCGTATCTATATTTGCCAAAAATCTTAACAATCGTATATAAGATTAAAAAATGAAAATCATCCGGCTTTTTGCGGGTGAATCCTTTAAGAAACGATTCGAGAAACACAATATTCCGACAGCTTGTTTCCCTCCGGGCTGTTAATTAAAACTACTTGAAAACTAAATTTTAAAATGAAAAAACATTTATTAACTGTTGCTTTTTTACTCATTTGTGGGAAGAGCTTCTCACAGGTGGGTATTAATACAGCGACCCCAACCAAGACATTGGATGTGAACGGAGAGATGAGAATACGCGTCCTCCCGAATGCAACTACCGGTAATTACAATCTGATCCTTACTGATAATAATGGTAATATCAGTTCTGCAGATCTTGCAATATCACCCAATACTGTCGGCGATATTAAAAAGGGATTCCAGACCTCGGATCATGCGGGTTGGTATCTGCTGGACGGAAGGTTGCTCAGCGTATTACCCGCCAATGTGCAGACAGCAGCAGGCTCTATCGGTCTCTCAGGAAATCTTCCCAATGCAAGAGGTAAGTTTCTGAAAGCCAAAACAGGAGCAGAGGTACTTGGAAGTTCGGCGGGCAGCAATGTGAGAGTTCTTTCTCAGGCAAATCTTCCAAATTACAATTTTACAGGAACAAGCTCTGTTGATGGCGCTCACAACCATACGTGGACGGATTTGTTTGATGGAGGACAAGCTCATGCCTTAGTAAGATCAAATAATGTCAATCAACAATGGGCGCTGAATTATGAAGTGGGATTCAGCACGTCTACCAATGGTGCCCATACCCATTCTGTCAATGTAAGTTCTGAGGGTGGTTCTCAAAGCTTTTCCATCATTCCGCAGAATATTACCGTAAACACATTTATATTTTTAGGAAATTAAAAATTATGAAAAAATTAAGCTTAAAAAAATACAGTATAGCATTACTTATAGGAAGTGTAAGCTGTCTGCAGGCTCAAAATATAGGGATAAATACTCCCAATCCTACAAAGACACTGGATATAAACGGGGAATTAAGAATCAGGGTCCTTCCGCCGGGAAACAGTGGCCAGCAGATTATTGTCTCGGATCAGCTGGGAAATATCCTGAAAATGAATCTGCCCGCCGCACTTCCGCAGGTTGGAGATATTAAGGATGGCTATACCACTACAGATCATGAAGGCTGGTATTTATTAGACGGCAGGGCGCTCACTTCACTTTCATCTACTGCACAGACTAATGCCGCAACAATAGGTTTTACAGGTAGTCTGCCTAATTTTTCCGGGAAATATGCACGGACTGATGAAACAGGAACTTCTTTATCGACAGTAGGAGGAATTGCATCTCACAACCTTACAAAAGCCAATATGCCAAATTTTGCAATGACTGCAATTGCCGCATTAAATGGTGATCATAATCACGGAACTTCAGATATTCGTTTCGGGCAGCTCAACCTGCCACCGTACGCAGGATTATGGGGATACACCGGCCCGATACAGCTCTTCGCAGAAGGCAAAAGCACTTCCACGTCGCTCAATCATACGCATACTGTAAGCTTAAATTCTAATGGAGGAGGACAGCCAATCAGCTTGTCTCCGGCTTATATTGCGCTAAACACTTTTGTCTATCTCGGAAATTAATTGCTGAAAATGAAAAAATATATCTTAACTGTTATTTTAATAATATTATATAACAAAACACAGGCTCAGACCGGTATTAATACCAATACACCCACTAAAACAATGGATGTGAACGGAGAAGTAAGAATAAGAGCAATTCCTGCAACTGGCTCAGCCGGAAAATCCATACTCACTTCAGATCCTGATGGTAATCTTTATAAGCTGGACAATATTGCTACCGGAAAAATTGGCGATGTTAAAAGCAGTTTAGCAGCGTCAGATCATAGCGGATGGTACCTTATGAATGGCAGGAATATATCGACATTACCAGTAAATGCCCGGAACAATGCAATTGGCATAGGAATCAGTACGGCGATACCCAATGCGGCAGATCGTATGGTGAGAACAATTGCAGCGGGACAGACGGTGGGTACTCTCAGTGGAAGCAATTCGATTATATTAACACCAGCTAATATTCCGGCTTATACATTGGCGGCCGCAACACTGAATCCTTCAGGAGCGCATGCCCATTCGGTTACGGATTTTTATACGATTGCAAACGGATTTGGTATTGAAGCTGGTGCCGGATATTGGTTCAGCCTTACTTCAAGGGTTGTGACAACCGCAGTAAGCGGCAGCCACAATCACTCGGTAGCAGCTGCCACAGGAGGGTCCTCACAACCACTAAATATTTTACCCGAATATCTGGTAGTGAATACTTTTATTTATTTAGGACAATAATTTTGCATTCCCAATAACTACAGTTTAAGAGAAGCAGCCGGAGACATTCCTTAAAATAATATGCCTCAGTTAGTTCATCTTCTGGTTGTTTCTCTTAAACTGTAGTTATATTTTATTCCCTTTTAATTTAAACAAGATTTTTATCTGCTGTTTTTATTTCCAGAAGTTCTGTTATTTCCTTATCCTTAAGTTTATCTTCATTCAAATATTTTATAAATAAAGAAGGGGTAAGCGTTGTCGCTTTTTTGAAAACGGTGGAAAATTTATTCAGTGAAGAGAATCCCGCTTCTTCGGCTAATGTGGCAATTTTATATTTTCTGTAAGTAGGATTATTTCTTAGCTTTTGAATGACATAATGTATCCTTAAAATATTAATATAATTATTAAAATCATTGTTTTTATAAGTATTAATAATATAAGACAGATACTTGCCGTTCGTTTCACAATATGTAGCTAAATAAGAAAGAGAAATATTGTTATCGGTATACATCTCTGATTCTTCGAACTTTTGTAGAAAAGACAATATTTTTTCCTCTGTCTCAGGAGGCATCATAGGCTGGGTGAGGGTTTTCACGGTGTCTTTACGGTCGTCTGTATTATCTTTTGTAAAAGATATTTCCGGTTTCTCATCCAAATCCCGGATAATTTTTTTAAAATGCTGAATGTTTAATTTTTGGATACGCCTGTACCTTAAAAATAATAGCAGTCCGGCCACGAATAACGCTGTAATTATCACAATAATAATGCTTTTGGAAGAGTCGCTTTTTTTTATTTGGGTATTTTCTTTATCAATTTTTGAATAAGATTTATTGACAAGAAACTGTACATTTTTTTGAAGTGTTTTCTTTACAGTGTCGTGCTTTTCCCTGGTTTTTACATAACCTTCAAGGTTTTTTGTGGCAGCATAATACTTTTCCGAGGTTTCATAAACTTCATTTTTAAGAGAAGGATTTTTAGATTGTTCAGTAATCCTAAGTGTAATATCAAGGTGCTTTTTTGCATTCTTAAGATCATTTTTCTGTAAGTACAGTAATGTAAAACCATTATGAATAAGTGCTGTACGATAATTTTCAGGAATATCTTTTGAAAGTTCTAATGCTTTTTCGTAATGATTAAATGATTCTTCGAAATCCCCGATGTGATAATAATTGTAGCCAAGAAGCTGTTCGTTGTCAATCGTCTGAACAAGCTTATTAGCGGTTGTTTTTTCTAGATATTCTTCAGATTTTTTTAATTTCTGTATGGAATTCTTATACTCTTTTTTCTCAATATCATAATAAGCCATTTCCTGCATCATCATTGCCATTGTGTTGTTCGCAACTTCCTGATTTGTAATTTCTTTACTGATAGCAAAACCCATTTCAGAATACGCCTTCGACTTATCATACAATCTTACAAAACGGTATTGTGAAGCTAAAAAACCGTATACTCTGGCCTTCCAGATTGCGTTATCTGTCTTTTCGATAATTTTTTCAGACTTTAAAGCATAGAGTAATGCCTTTTCAAATTCTGCGGTCTGCTGATAGAGAGTTGCCGTGAGCATTAAGCTTTTTGCCTGCAGTAGAGGAGTTTCCGAAATTGTGTACAATGAATCTGCAACCCGTAATGCTTTATTAAAATCTTTTTGTGAAGTTTCCAGAAAAGTTTTTGTGTAGATGGCATTAAAGGAGGCAAGATCCTGGGCATAAAAAATGGCACTAAAAAGTGTAAATAAGAGCGTGAAGAATTTCATAGTTCCGTGAAAAATGACAAAGATAATGTGTTATTTTTATTGATAACTAAAGTGTGGTAGCCAATCGCGAACAATTTTTTGTGGTTTTGAGTTAATATCCAGCGCATTAAAACTGAACTTAAGCTCTGCCATATTAGGAGCTAGAGGAGATACTTCTATTAAATTATTTATCAAGTTGGGAATTATATTGCATAATTCGGATTGTAATATATAAAACTTTGGCAAATAAATTGTTGCAGGTAGATGTAGCAATAATAGATTGTAATTTATCTTAACCTTTTAACTTAATATTAATATTATGAAAAATTCAATTTTAGCAATTTTCGCGGCTGCTGCTTTAGTAGGCTGCAAAAAAAATGAAACGACAGCTACCGACAATTCTGCAGACAGCCTTGCAACGGTATCAACAAGTGATTCTGCAACATCAGGGACAACTACTGATTCTGCTGCAACCGCGTCAAATACCGATGCTACCGGTAAGACGGCTTCTTTAAGTGATCAGGACAAAAAATTTGCGGATGCTGCAGCAAAAGGAGGTTTGATGGAAGTGATGATGGGACAGCTTGCCGCCAGCAACGCCAGCAATGCAACTGTGAAAAAGTTAGGTGAAATGATGGTAAAAGATCACTCGAAAGCCAATGACGAGCTCAAAGCATGGGCTTCAACAGCAGGTTATACATTGCCTACGAGCCTGGATGCGGAAAAACAGAAAAAGTATGACGAGTTGAAAGCGAAAAAAGGAGAGGAGTTTGATCGTGCGTATACTGATCTTATGGTGTCTGATCATAAAAAAGATATAGCTGAATTCAAAAAAGAAGCTTCGGACGGAACGGAAGCCTCGTTGAAATCTTTTGCAGGCAAAACAGTTCCTACATTAGAACATCATTTGATGGAATCTGAAAAAGCAAAAGATGCAGTAAAATAGCATATTAAGCGATTTTAACAAACAAAAAGCACCTTAAAAGGGTGCTTTTATTGTTATCGGGAAGTCATTTTTTTGGCCAGATCTATTCTAATTTTGGCTATAATATAATTAATACATTTTCACTATTTAGTGATTATGATCATAAATCAATGATTTTGGATTTAATAGTTTTGCATTATAGAGCATATTTTATCGTATGCTTTATTACGGAATATCCAGCAGTTAGGATCATACAGCAGATCATAATAAAAGGTATACCGATACGAGGTTTAAAAAAAACAAAATTAACAATTAAAAATTATTTTATTATGATCGGTACTATTACTTTCAATCATAGATTTACGTTTTTATTCTTCATCCTATTATCATTTTCGATAAGGGCACAGGTAGGAATAAATACCGAAACACCCAATCCAAGCGCAGCCTTGGATGTGGCCTCTACCAACAAAGGGCTTTTGGCTCCCAGAATGACAACCGCTGAACGAACTGCAATTGTATCTCCGGCAGACGGACTCATGGTTTATGACACTACATTAAAGCTATTTTATTACTATTCCGGCGCTTCATCATCATGGACTCCCATGGGAGCGAATGTTACGGATCGTCTTAATTTCAAACTTGTGAGGTCTACCGATGCTTTGCATACCGTTTTAGCTTCAGAACTTGCTGCGGGTGGAGGAGCCAGATATGTTATGGATCCCAATACTTTATATGAAATCAATGGTCAGATTATTTTTGATTTGCCTGTAGATCTTAACAACTCATATATCCACGGCCAGGATACCAACAACGATATTCTCGTGAGAACTTCAGGTAACATTTTTGAAGGGGCAACAGGAGGAAGTATCAGAAATGTGACACTTATTGCATCAGCGGGAAGTGTTTTCAATCTTAACGGATCCGCAGCGCAGAACCTTATCTTCAGGGATTGTGTTGTAGCTAATTCCAATAATGTTGGGACTATTTCCGGTTTCGGACTGGTATTTTTGAGCATTATCCAGTTTTCCGGGAATACCAATGGTATTACTTATAATAATATCAATCAGTTATTGTTAAGCAACCTGGGATGGTTCGGAAATAACTCAGGGACGTATGAAAGATTAACCGGTACATTTACTTTAGTGGAAAAACAAGGTGGCTTCACCCAGGTAAACGGTTCTGCAATTGGTTTTGATGTATCTGCATCCGGGCTTACAATTACCGGTGATGCTGTAATGGAATCTGTTGTGTTCACAGGAACTAATACTACAGGATATGTAAAGAACTATACGGTAGGAACTTATTCAGGGTATAATTTCAACAATAGCTGGACGGTAAGATCGGCCGGATTACCAACCGAATCTGATACCAATGCAGTAGGGGATTTCTCGGTTGATTATGCAGTGGGAACCGGTATCGGGGTGAGTTTCAACAACAGTAATCCTAGTAATATTGTGAAAATTGGTACGGCAACTTCAGTTTCGACATCATCCAATTTATTCCGTTTTTCAACTGACGGAGTTCCTAACAGATTGAGATATTTAGGTAAAAAGAAACGTATTTTCCAGATCACAGGATCGGTTTCATTCCAGGTTCCTGCCACCGGGACTTACATTATTTATATTGCAAAAAACGGAACGGTTCTAAGTCAGTATAAAGTATACGGACGTGGATCTTCAACCAATGATATCGTGGTTTTACCAATAAACGGTACTACAGAACTTCTTAATAATGATTATATAGAAATATTCGCACAGCGATATTCAGGGTCTAATGGAGATATTGTTGTTCCTAACATGACTGTTACGATTAAATAATATTCAAGCTAAATTTTTAGTGAAAATATATCTGTAAAATTCGATATTTCCCTCATTTGGCGAGAATATATGCCCATAAAGACTTTAAATCTTTGTATTTAAAGTCTTTTTTCTTAAGCTAAAGTAAATTAATGGAGAGAATTTAAATCAATTAAGTTCTTTTGAAAAATTCCGGTTTTTGTTCATGTAAACACCTAAAATGGTATAAACAATATTATAATCTATCACCCGCCCCGAAAAAAGCTTAATATGAATTTCCTTGCGGAAAACCCCGAAATAAGATCTGTGTAAGGTGTGAATTATTTTTTCTTTGCCGGGATTTTCAGGAATTTCCAGTCCGTAAAGTTCTTTTATTTCGGAAGACAGCAGATCCGGAATCTCCCGTGGATAAGGAGAGGAACTGTTGTTCTCAGGTTTATTTTTTTCCATCTTTAGTTTTTAGTTTTAATCGTATGTTTTTAATAAAAAATGGTTAAGTATATAACATTCATAAAGAAAAATAACTTAACCATTTTGAGGGAGGCATTCGCCGTCACTTGTGTTTCATTTGTATAAAAACTTACTATGCAAATATAAGATGGTTTTTAATGATTCAATAAATTATTTTATAGATATTTCTCTATTTCGTTATCAATATTTATGTACAGTGCATATTCATTGAATTATAGCTGTAATTAATATGAAATAATTAATACGTATGAATGTTTTACTGTAAAAGTTTATTCCGGTTCTGCAATACCCAGAAAAATAACAACACCGTCTCCACCGGGATTATCCAATACATCCACAATGGCGGAAGGCTTCCAGTTGTTCATACACCAGAGATTTCCGGCACCGTCAATATTGGTTGAGGTAAGCCGCATGATGGGTTGGTAGCACTGCATTTGTACGGGCTCAAGCTTGGAACCCGGTGTTTGTGGTTTTGTTTGGGTGCCATACAGAGGCTGTCCGTTGGCAAGGGTCACTTCAGAACCGCCTGTCGGCACGGTAAGAAGCATTGCGGTATTCGGTTTTGAAGGTTCCCTAAGCATTGTTACCCCGAAAGGCCCCTGCATATCAAGCGCTAAATTTTCCTTAAAATCCGTTTCATGCCCGAAATTAGCGAGAAAAACGGTTTGTTTGCTGTCGATCTTCACTCCCCAAGGTGCATATGTATTTGTATCATAATACCCCTTAACAGTTGAAAGATCATTGCTAAGTATTGTCGCGCGGTTACTGCTTACACCAACAACTACCACATCACCTTCACCGTTTATCGTGATCTGACGTAAAGATTCATAGCCTTCCTGTTTGTTGGCACTTTCGGAATAATCACTGAACCAATAATTTTTAACAACCAAAGTATTATCCTCAATCGTTACTTTATAGACCGCGGAAAAGGCACAATTATCAGGATTGTTCTTATCATAATTACCAATGCAGGAGACATAAGCATTGCCTTTGTTATCAGGGGTAACATCAAATATCTTAAGATACGGTGTCCTACACCATTCGGGATCTGAATCCGGTAATTTTTTTACTGGAAACTCATTACAGATCAGAGTACGCTCCGGGGTGGGTCCTTTTTCCATATCTTCTTCTTTTTCCGGCTTTAAATATACAACCACAGCACTCGGCTCACTATCGAAAGGGTAAACTCCTAAAGGTGCCGGAGCAAAAGGCTCCTGGCTGCCTACCGAAGCCATCCAAAGGTTGCCATCCTTATCATATTCCATGCCCTGAACCCGTGAAAGACCCAATGTAAAGCCATTTGAAGGGCTTACAGGTCTGCCGTTCTTATAATAAAAACGGGATATGCTGCCTTCCTGCGGATTGTTGAAC
This region includes:
- a CDS encoding DUF4142 domain-containing protein, which translates into the protein MKNSILAIFAAAALVGCKKNETTATDNSADSLATVSTSDSATSGTTTDSAATASNTDATGKTASLSDQDKKFADAAAKGGLMEVMMGQLAASNASNATVKKLGEMMVKDHSKANDELKAWASTAGYTLPTSLDAEKQKKYDELKAKKGEEFDRAYTDLMVSDHKKDIAEFKKEASDGTEASLKSFAGKTVPTLEHHLMESEKAKDAVK
- a CDS encoding tetratricopeptide repeat protein — translated: MKFFTLLFTLFSAIFYAQDLASFNAIYTKTFLETSQKDFNKALRVADSLYTISETPLLQAKSLMLTATLYQQTAEFEKALLYALKSEKIIEKTDNAIWKARVYGFLASQYRFVRLYDKSKAYSEMGFAISKEITNQEVANNTMAMMMQEMAYYDIEKKEYKNSIQKLKKSEEYLEKTTANKLVQTIDNEQLLGYNYYHIGDFEESFNHYEKALELSKDIPENYRTALIHNGFTLLYLQKNDLKNAKKHLDITLRITEQSKNPSLKNEVYETSEKYYAATKNLEGYVKTREKHDTVKKTLQKNVQFLVNKSYSKIDKENTQIKKSDSSKSIIIVIITALFVAGLLLFLRYRRIQKLNIQHFKKIIRDLDEKPEISFTKDNTDDRKDTVKTLTQPMMPPETEEKILSFLQKFEESEMYTDNNISLSYLATYCETNGKYLSYIINTYKNNDFNNYINILRIHYVIQKLRNNPTYRKYKIATLAEEAGFSSLNKFSTVFKKATTLTPSLFIKYLNEDKLKDKEITELLEIKTADKNLV
- a CDS encoding HD domain-containing protein, translated to MDRSEIIDKIIEFADQAHGDQTRKYSPDRYIVHPIRVMKTCSEYTDSLPILAAAVLHDVLEDTPYIQDDISAFLESYMNEAERNLTISLVIELTDVYVKENFPKLNRFKRKRKEIKRLKNISPEAQTIKYADILDNAAEISQNDPMFAERYLKECLDILLALKDGNSQLRQTAIDLVTTEQKKIKSEL
- a CDS encoding TIGR03557 family F420-dependent LLM class oxidoreductase encodes the protein MKTLIGYHCSLERFTPTEHLNNIKLAEANGFKGISCSDHFYPWSKRQGASIASWPWLGAAMAEVNLPFGVITSPVERCHPAIIAQYIATLASMYNGRLWVAFGSGQLLNEHITNQYWPVKSERNERLKEAVHIIRNLLQGKIVNHEGKYFQVFDTKLYTIPSIQPKLLIAALSKESAHELADCSDGIITVIKPKREQEEFVYAYQQGGGDKDSMYLQAIMSYHEDQKQAEYEAWYNWRHAVLGAKLQAEIRTPDDFDSAAESITIEQTNKVIRVSSDPKEHLEWLNEDISCGFSQIYIQDVSNDQAETIRMYGKLLKDQY